Proteins co-encoded in one Setaria viridis chromosome 9, Setaria_viridis_v4.0, whole genome shotgun sequence genomic window:
- the LOC117836274 gene encoding formin-like protein 4: MSLHLFLRATMSLHLLTSLVVVFLILPAAAAGGDARRALHEPLFPIEWTPPPSTTAPPAPGFASDPSTPVSPVDNGGPALLPAPPPPDTVTADASSSRTGPTPRSRGGGGTPKAAIVVASAAAAAVLALLAFAAAFLLTGRLARHSAQAHKPPGLAAAAHPGPASAVVLHADAVGTSAAGSSSGATPYRKARSERARRGMCRDVDTVPSPELRPLPPLRRAGSSDEDAAYYTPGQRSAGSGGGEAAGTWSEASASSPRTTTPSRRSLPSLTSDFFPQTPAAAAAAATVAPPPPAPPAPRSRRTLQRTRFSAGSASDMIKQMVSPPSNPPPPPPPPPPPPPAPRCNNATPKPPPPPPGPSAGPFSARRLLKPEQPEGPSVAVPRAPVMAVKRDNDGVSIRTQDDAAGDEARPKLKPLHWDKVRACSDRDMVWDRLKSNSFQLDEDMIEVLFTNNAANAPARDTPKKAGVPQCRPEEKVLDPKKAQNIAILLRALNVTLEEVSDALLDGNAECLGADLLETLVKMAPTKEEELKLRNFTGDLSKLGSAERFLKAVLDIPFSFKRVDAMLYRANFDSEINYLRKSFETLEAACDDLKGSRLFLKLLEAVLRTGNRMNVGTNRGQAKAFKLDTLLKLADVKGTDGKTTLLHFVVQEIIRSEDAKSEKAPESQSRNIVKDEQFRKQGLKVVSGLSTELGNVKKAASMDFDVLHGYVSKLEAGLGKIKSVLLLEKQCTQGQNFFATMHEFLKEAEMEIEHVRCEEKRALGRVKEITEYFHGDAAKEEAHPLRIFMVVRDFLSMLDHVCREVSQQDRTVVGSARSFRMSASTTAMLNLHSQHARESNSDDESSSL, translated from the exons ATGTCTCTACACCTTTTTTTGAGGGCAACAATGTCTCTGCACCTGCTCACCTcactcgtcgtcgtcttcctcatcctcccggccgccgccgccgggggcgatGCCAGGCGCGCGCTGCACGAGCCGCTCTTCCCCATCGAATGGACCCCGCCTCCGTCCACCACGGCGCCCCCGGCACCGGGCTTCGCTTCGGACCCTTCCACGCCGGTATCGCCCGTCGACAACGGCGGGCCCGCGCTGCTCCccgctcccccgccgcccgACACCGTCACCGcagacgcctcctcctcccgcacgGGCCCGACCCCGCGCTCCCGAGGCGGCGGTGGGACACCCAAggccgccatcgtcgtcgcgtccgccgccgcggcagccgtcCTCGCTCtgctcgccttcgccgccgcgttCCTCCTCAcgggccgcctcgcccgccacTCGGCGCAGGCGCACAAGCCCCCcggactcgccgccgccgcgcaccctGGGCCTGCCTCCGCCGTCGTGCTGCACGCCGACGCGGTGGGCACCTCTGCGGCGGGCTCGTCATCGGGCGCCACCCCGTACCGGAAGGCCCGCTcggagcgcgcgcggcggggcaTGTGCCGCGACGTCGACACCGTCCCGAGCCCGGAGCTacggccgctcccgccgctgcgGCGCGCGGGGTCGTCCGATGAGGACGCCGCGTACTACACGCCGGGCCAGCGCTCGGCGGGgtctggcggcggcgaggccgccgggACGTGGAGCGAGGCGAGCGCGTCCAGCccgcgcaccaccaccccctcccgcCGCAGCCTCCCCAGCCTTACCAGCGACTTCTTCCCCcagacgccggccgccgcagccgccgctgcAACCGTGGCGCCCCCTCCTCCGGCCCCTCCTGCACCGCGTTCCCGCCGCACTCTGCAACGCACCCGCTTCTCCGCTGGCTCTGCGTCTGACATGATCAAACAAATGGTCTCGCCACCTTCCaacccaccgccgccaccccctccgcctccaccacctccaccggcaCCAAGATGCAACAATGCAACACCTaaacctccgccgccgccaccggggcCATCCGCTGGGCCATTTTCAGCACGCCGGCTGCTCAAACCAGAGCAACCAGAGGGGCCAAGTGTCGCCGTGCCGAGAGCGCCCGTCATGGCGGTGAAGAGGGACAATGATGGGGTGTCAATTCGGACGCAGGATGATGCTGCTGGTGATGAAGCCCGGCCAAAGCTGAAGCCGCTGCACTGGGACAAGGTCCgggcgtgctccgaccgcgacaTGGTCTGGGATCGGCTCAAGTCCAACTCATTCCA GTTGGACGAGGACATGATCGAAGTGCTTTTCACGAACAATGCGGCAAATGCACCTGCTAGGGACACACCAAAGAAGGCTGGAGTACCACAATGTAGGCCTGAAGAGAAGGTCCTTGACCCCAAGAAGGCACAGAACATTGCCATCCTGCTGCGCGCGTTGAATGTGACGCTGGAGGAGGTCTCCGATGCACTGCTAGATG GCAATGCTGAATGTCTCGGGGCTGATCTGTTGGAAACCTTAGTAAAGATGGCTCCTACTAAAGAGGAAGAACTGAAACTTCGAAACTTTACTGGGGACTTATCAAAGCTGGGTTCAGCAGAACGTTTTCTCAAGGCAGTGCTTGATATACCTTTTTCCTTCAAAAGAGTTGATGCTATGCTCTATCGAGCAAATTTTGACAGCGAAATAAATTACCTCAGGAAATCTTTTGAAACATTAGAG GCCGCTTGTGATGATTTAAAAGGCAGTAGATTGTTCCTGAAGCTACTTGAAGCTGTCCTGAGAACTGGGAACAGAATGAATGTTGGCACAAACCGGGGTCAGGCAAAAGCCTTCAAGCTGGATACCCTGCTAAAACTTGCAGATGTCAAAGGTACTGATGGGAAAACCACTCTGCTACACTTTGTTGTTCAAGAAATCATCCGTTCTGAAGATGCAAAATCCGAGAAAGCTCCAGAAAGTCAAAGCAGAAATATAGTCAAAGATGAACAGTTCCGTAAGCAAGGACTGAAAGTTGTATCTGGGCTGAGCACTGAGCTAGGGAACGTCAAGAAAGCAGCTAGCATGGACTTCGATGTACTGCACGGCTATGTATCCAAGCTTGAAGCTGGTCTTGGGAAGATCAAGTCGGTCCTTCTGCTCGAGAAGCAGTGCACCCAAGGCCAGAATTTCTTCGCAACAATGCATGAGTTTCTCAAGGAAGCTGAGATGGAGATCGAACATGTCAGGTGCGAGGAGAAGAGGGCTCTGGGAAGAGTGAAAGAGATCACTGAGTACTTCCATGGCGACGCCGCTAAGGAGGAAGCTCATCCTCTGAGGATATTCATGGTGGTGAGGGACTTCCTATCCATGTTGGACCACGTCTGCAGGGAGGTGAGCCAGCAAGACAGGACGGTTGTTGGATCTGCAAGGTCGTTCCGTATGTCAGCTAGCACAACAGCGATGCTGAATCTGCACAGCCAGCATGCAAGGGAGAGCAACTCTGACGATGAGAGCTCGTCGCTGTAG